One genomic segment of Salmo trutta chromosome 8, fSalTru1.1, whole genome shotgun sequence includes these proteins:
- the LOC115198267 gene encoding COMM domain-containing protein 2: protein MLLVLSDEHKEHLGFLPEVDSAVVGEFGRIAVEFLRKGTNPKIYEGAARKLSVDAETVQHGVEGLMYLLTESSKLMISEVDFQDSVLVLGFTEVLNQLLLQLYLENRKEIRHILGELTPSLPHYHNLEWRLDVQLASRALRQQVKPTVTMKLHLEESGGDKSAKVLQTDPATLMHLIQELEKALAELKTTHCRRILRNIK, encoded by the coding sequence ATGCTGTTGGTGTTATCTGACGAACATAAGGAGCATCTGGGGTTTCTGCCAGAGGTGGACTCTGCGGTGGTTGGTGAATTTGGACGAATAGCGGTTGAGTTCCTGCGAAAGGGAACAAACCCTAAGATCTATGAGGGGGCTGCCAGGAAGCTGAGTGTTGACGCAGAGACTGTACAGCATGGTGTGGAGGGACTCATGTACCTGCTCACCGAGAGCTCCAAACTCATGATCTCTGAGGTGGACTTTCAGGACTCGGTGCTGGTGCTGGGCTTCACCGAGGTGCTGAACCAGCTGCTGCTGCAGCTCTACCTGGAAAATAGGAAGGAGATCCGACATATCCTCGGTGAACTCACCCCCTCACTGCCACACTACCACAACCTGGAGTGGAGGCTGGACGTGCAGCTGGCCAGTCGTGCCCTCCGGCAGCAGGTTAAGCCTACAGTGACTATGAAGCTGCAcctggaggagagtggaggagataaGAGCGCTAAGGTACTACAGACTGACCCTGCCACCCTGATGCACCTCATCCAGGAGCTGGAGAAAGCCCTGGCTGAGCTCAAGACCACCCATTGCCGCAGGATCCTACGCAACATCAAATAG